The following is a genomic window from Candidatus Bathyarchaeota archaeon.
GAGGAGATCCCCGAGCTGAACTTCCCCCATGAGAACTGGGTCCAGCTAGTGAGCAGGGAGAGCTATGGGCTTGGGGCGATGAAGACCGGGGAGGTCTCCCTCTTCGACCTGGTTAAGGCCTCCCTCAGGTACAGGCCCGACTACATCGTTGTCGGGGAGATAAGGGGCCAGGAGGCGTTCGTCCTGTTCCAGGCATTGGCGACAGGCCATGGAGGCTTGACCACCCTCCACGCGGAGAGCGTGGAGTATGCGGTAAAGCGCCTCACCAGCCCCCCGATGAACGTGGCTGAGGTCTACATCCCCCTCCTCAACGCTGTAGCCCTGGTTGAGAGGGTTCAGCTTCCAAGCGGAGGCCGAAAGGCGAGGTTCGGGAGGAGGATCAGGTCCGTTACCGAGGTGGCCGACTACGACCGGTTCATCCCCATAGCTACTTGGGACCCGGTGGCAGACAGGTTCAAGACAGAGTTCAAGGACAGCATCATCTTAGATAGGATATCCTGGAGGCGAGGCCTCTCCAAGGAGGCCCTCCTCGAGGAGATAGAGAAGAGAGCCCTATTCCTCCACGAGCTCAGGGCCAGGGAGATAACAAACAACATCGAGGTTGCTAGACTCATAACTAGATACTATATAGAGACCACCTCGGAAGAGGTTGAGAGGGTCCTAGCCGAGGAGGCCTTCAAGACTGAGGAGGAACTACTGAAGGGATTAATAGAGGAGATAGAGGCGGAGGCGGCCGAACCGCCAGGGCCTCAGGAAAGGCACGAGAGGAAGACCTGAAGGGAGTCTTGGATATGGGGATCAATCTCATGGGGTTCTCCTACCAGCGGTTCAGGGGTGTAGGCAGGGTCCTAGCTAGACTATTCTACTCCAACGGGAGGGTGAGGCTGGAAGAGGCCCTAGAAGATGCAGGCCTCAAGATATACCCCGAGGCTTATTACTCCCTTATGGGTTTTCTCACCGTCCTCTCCGCCATTGTAGTTGTGCCTGTGATCCATCTCACTGGTTTCATCCCACTTGCCTCAATACCCCTTCTCGTAATCCTCCTGGGATACTTGATCCCGAAGGTGCTCGCCTATGATAGGGCATCGAAGCTCGATGTAGAGGTCCCCTTCGCGGGCACCTATATAAGCGTGATGGCTACCGGAGGCCTATCCCCTTACCAGAGCCTGAGGAAGCTTAAGGGCTGCGCCCTCCTGCCCCATGTATCTAAGGCAGCTAGGGAGATAGAGGTTGATGTGGAGCTGAAGGGGATGGATCCGGTAACTGCCATGGAGAGGTCCGCTCTGCACCTTCCATCGAGGTCTTATAGGGATCTGATGCTGGGCTATGCATCTGCAACAAGGTCGGGGGCGGACGTCATTCACTTCCTCCTGGCCCAGACCGAGACCATGTTCAGGAACCTCTCAGCCAAGGTGAGGGCCTTCGGGGACAGGGCGGGTATCCTCATGGAGTCCTACATAGCCGTAATCATCCTCTCAACCCTAAGCCTCTCAGTCATCTTCATGACCTCTATGGCCTTCTCAGAGTTCTGGGCCGGATTCTTCACCGCTGAGAACTATCTCCTCTACGCCTACCTTATAGTGCCGGGGCTATCCATCCTCTTCATATACCTCTCAGACGCCTCCCAGCTCCAGCACCCCATCAGCGAGTGGGGACCGTACAAGGTATTCCTAGGAACTCTACCCCTGACCTTCCTCCTGGCCATCTCCATGTTCCTTCCCTTCACCTCATTCTCCACTCCTCAGCTGGCCCCGCCCTTCATGAGGCCCCTCACAGACCTAGTGATCTCCATCAGGGGGCTGTTAGGCTTGGAGAGGGGGTATGAGGCGGCCATAGGCCTAGCCCTAACATTGATAATTGGGACCCTGCCAGCAGTCTATGCCCACAGCCACTACAGCAAGAGGGGGAAGGGACTTGAGGAGGATATAACCAACTTCCTCAGGGACCTCACCGAGACTAGGAAGACCGGGGCCAGCCCTGAGAAATGCATCGAGATCCTCTCCAAGAGGAGCTATGGGAGGTTCTCAGGGCACCTCAGGCTCGCGGCTAGGCAGATAAGGTGGGGCCTCCCCTTCAAGGTCATCTACGACTCTTTCAGGGCGAGGATTAAATCCTGGCTCGCCCTCATCAACATCTACCTCCTCGTCGACGCCATAGAGGTGGGTGGAGGAACCCCGGAGACCCTCGAGACCCTCACCGAGTTCAGCGAGATGCTCATATCCATCGAGAAGGAGAAGGCCGCGATGTTAAGACCCCTAATGATGATGCCCTACATGGGGGCGGGAATCCTCCTAGCATCGACCACCGTCTTCCTCGGATTCATGAGGTTCGTCCTCTACTCCTTCGGGAGGCAGGCGATACCCTTCACCCAGTTCCTTGTCCTCCTCCTCCCGCCATTAGTCCTCCAGGCATACCTCACAGGCCTCGTTACCGGGAAGATATCCTCAGGCGTCCTCTCGAACGGATTCAGGCACGCCGTGGTCCTCTCAGCAGCGGCTATAATCATCATGCCCATATCGAGCCGGTTCTCCCTCCCCTTCCAGCCCTGGGGGTGAAGAGGTTGACCATCATGAGTGGAGAACATCTGAACCCTGCGGACCTAGAGAAACGGTGTAGAGGGGTCTCCCCAGCCATATCCGCTGTGATAATCTCCGGAATTATGCTCATAATTCTGGGAGTGGCCTCCTTCGTCTCTATGAACCTTTTGGAACTTCAGCTCGCCAGCACGGAGTTCGAGCAGGCGAAGTCGAACATGCTGCTCCTGGACGAGGTGATCCACGACGTCGCACTGAGGAGAGGCTCAGGAGGATATGTCCAGTTCAACCAGAGGAGCGGGGGTATCGGAATCCAGGAGCGTGAAGAGGACCTGACCATCCTGGTTGGGCCCCCGGGGGAGGAGGAGGTGATATACAGCGTCACACCCCTCATCAGCATCGTTTACCGGGGAGGGGGCAGCGCCTCAGGCTCGGAGATGACCCTGAGGGGTGTTAGCTCCCTCATGGTGAACATGAGCAGCATGCTCAGCCATGTGAGAACCGAGTTCGATGAGGGGATATGCATAAAGCTGGACTATGACAGGGTCAGGGTCATCGATCTAGGGGAGTTTATCCTCTGCGACGGAGAGGAAAACATCCTCCACAGGTTCGTGGAGATAAGCATCATAAGACTCTCAAAGGGCCCCATGGGCGGTTCGGGAACCATCAATCTAAAGGCCCAGAACATGGGAGTCAATGTTACGACCAGAACCTACCAGGGTGGAAACCTCTCCATCAAGGTCAGGAAGGGTATCTTAGAGGAGGGCATATCCATCTATTCTGGGGCCGACGAGACTGTGATCATCATCACAGAGGCCGACATAAGGATCTCAACCTAGGAGGGATGAGAGGATGGACATACCATTAAAGCACCTGGTCGGTACGGTCTCCCTCATGAGCCTCATAATAGCCACTGGATTCTCATACACCATGATCACAACATATATCGAGACCGAAGTTCAGAGGAGGCAGCTCCACCAGGTGGCCGAGTATATGGCCCTAAACCTCGTCGAGTTGATGAGCCTCGTCAACTTCTCCAACTACTCGAGCGTCGAGCCTGTGTTTAAGGTCCTCAAGCTGCCCAAGGAGCTGGGGGGGAGACCCTACATCATAGAGCTCCTAAACGAGACCTCCCAGGGGAGGGGATGCTATGTGAGGGCTAGGCTGGCAGACAGGGAGGACGTGGAAGAATCGTCCCCCCTACCTGTAAACGCTCTAGAGGCGGGGCTGGAGCTGAGGACCCAGGGGGAGGGGGCGATACCCATCATGGGGGGCTCGGGGGGCATGATCCAGTGGTCTGGAAGGGTGTATGGAGGTGCAGGCGACATCGTGGTCTGGGGATTGATGGACGGCTCCACCCAGACCGCTGGGATAGGAGTATGGAGGAAGGGGGGATAAGCCCTGGAGGTCTATGAATACCTCTTCACCGGCATCATCATCATAGCCATCCTAACAGGTTCCACCACCATGATGACCATGCTCTCAGAGCCCACAAGAGGCCTATCACAGAGAGAGCAGCTCAAGGTAACCGCCCAGAAGGTCATGACCCAGCTCACCTTGGAACCTGGAACCCCACCCGACTGGGGCAGCAACTTGGAGGTGGGGGAGGATGGCCTGAAATCCTTCGGCCTCGCAAAGCACAGCGAGACCACGAGGGATGCCTACGTCCTAGACCCAGGCAAGGTAAGCAGGTTGGGGGGCCCACCAATCGGCATATCCCCATCAAGGGCCGCGGAACTCCTGAACCTTGAGGGCTCATACGGGTTCAGGCTCGAGTTCAGGCCTGCCCTAGAGATCAATTTAACCAAGCCCTCCCCCTCAGAGTTCATAATAGCGGCATCCTCACCCACTGGCGTAGAGCCAGTAGTGGGGGCCAATGTGACGGCTGCGATGTACATCTATGAAGGGGGCTTCACGGCCCTAGAGCCCACTGGTGGAACCACAAGAACCGGGATCGATGGAAAATGTAGCCTAAGGTTCGAGAGGGCAGAGACTGAGAATGGGGTGATAGTGCTCATCGTGGAACACCAAGGCTTGAGGGTCGTCAAGGTGATACCAGTTGGGGCCCAAGTGGAGAAGGCCAAGCTCATGGCCGACCGCCTCATCCTCGATGGGGATGAGGAGCTGGCGTGGGAGGCCCTTGAGATAGTGCCAATATATGGTAACGGGATGACGAACCTCATCAGCCTAAACCAGACCATAACTAGGATTGGAGCAGCATACTACAAGCTCAGCTACCTTGAACCAGGAGCAGAGGCCGTGCTCGCAGTCTCCGCGGACGGCAATAAGCTCTTCTACGCCCCAAGAGCGGATGAACTCATCTACTCCACATCCGAAGGAGAGGTACCAACCACCTTCTCCTACTCCCTCGAGAGGTCAGTGGTGATTGGAAGTTCCATCCACACCTTGAGGCTATACATATGGAGGATGACATGGTGATGATGAGAAAGATAAGTTCTCCCTGCTCTAGGAAGGGGCAATCTAGGATCCTTGAGGCTGTCATCGCGGCGGCCATTATCTTCATAGTCTTCTCAGTGTCATCCTTTCTAGTCAGGGCTTCGGACGTAAGGGTCTTACAAGAGAGGTCGGATCTAGACAGGCTGGGATATAACGTCCTACATAGACTGGTCGAGTCGGGGGCCTACGGCGAGATCATGGCGAGGGCCAACTCCCAGCCAGAGCTGGCGGAACTCCTTCTAAAGGATGCTCTCCAGAGGGCTCTACCTTCATCGATCTACTTCAACCTGACCATAACCGAATGCGATGGTTTAACCCTTACAACCCTCTCCATAAACCCATCCAACACGCATGGAGAACCCACCCCAAGACAACTCGAGGCCTCATCCACCAGCCTCATCTACACCTCTAAGGATGGAAAGATCTACCTTCTCATCCTCACCCTCACGAGAGAAGGGGGAAGCTGAAGGTGATTTTGATCAAGAAGAACATGTCTTGGAAGACTGAGAAAGACCGGGTTGGAGGGAGAGGCCTAATCTCCTCTAGGCGCGGCCAGTTCGTCATCATCGCCGCGCTTTTGATATCCCTCCTAACTCTCTCCCTATCCCTCTCAATCCACAGGCTCAGCCTCCACAGGCAGCAGTTCATCCATCAGCCCGTGGAGGAGCTGGTTCTAGGTTTATCCAGCGACCTAGACCGCTGCTTGGCTCACGCCCTAGGCAGGGCCAGCGAGAAGTACTATGAGACTGGCTCGAACCAGCTTGCGGGGGAGGAGGGGCGGACCTTCATATCCAAGTGGGTCAAATCAGTCATAGCCTCATATTCTTCCCTCGGTGTAGGGCTGACCATGAACTCCAGCTCTGGGATCGCTGGAAAAATAAATGTTGACTTCAACCTTGAGTGGGGGAGGGAGAGGGGCCTCAGCCAGGTCTACACAGAGTTCAGGCTTGACATAGAATCATACGGATTCAAGGGATGGGTAGGGCACTCCGGAAAGTATGTTAAGCTCGATCTATATCCAAACCTTCTCAAAATCTCCGAAGGAGCCTGGGATGAGCCTGGAAACACCTCCTTGGTTTTCAGGCTTGTGGAGGGTAAGGATGTCGAGGAGAAACCAATACCAAACCTATCAACCGAGAACATAAAAGTCTGGGTTAACTTGACCAGGTTCACCATGGTTCAGGGGAACATAACAAGCCTGAGATACCTAGGTATGGGACAATATAATGTAACTTTCACTCCAAAGGTAAACAATAACACTATGGGGGTATCCTTGATGGTGATCACCCCAGGAGACAGGGTTTATGTAGCGGCCTTCATACCCTACCGAGATATCTACATAACCCTGAGAAGCCAGCTGAACTCGTCTCAAACTCCGACGGACCTAGGCTTCATCAAGCTTGGGAACACGACCTATAGTCCATCAGAAGAGCCCCACCCCCTCAACCCAGGTGAATACCTCCTGAAATATACCCCCGAGGACGGCTACATATTTCTCAACTGGACAACGACAGGTCAAGTCAGTGTGGATGAACCCTATTCTAGCTTGACAAAGGCGGTGATCTACGGCAACGGAACGATCACAGCCTACTACGCTCCATATACTCCACCCCAACCTCCGCCCCCTGAAACTGGCCTTATCGTCAACCTCAGCAGCATCGAGGATGGAGGTGAGACGGAGAACCTGGGCAATATACGACTTGAGGGAATCCCCTACAGCCTCCCATCCTCAGTCCAGGTTAACGGGAGCCTCTACCAGCTCGAATACATCCCAGATGCCGGATACTCCTTCGTGAACTGGACCTCCAGCGGCTATATAACTATATTGGATCCATCCTCCCCAACTACCACAGCCTCTGTGAGTGGGAACGGCTCCATCACAGCCCATTACAGGGCCCTGAAGATTCTGCTAAAGAGCAGGCACAGGATGAACCAGCTCCAGGAAAACCTTGGGAACACAACCTTAGACGGAGAGGTATATACCCTGCCTAAGCTTCTCAGGATCCTTTCAGGAGAGCATCATGTCAGGTACAATCCCAAAAACTCAAGCTACACATTTATAGGCTGGGAGGCGGAAGGGGGGGTAATACCGGAGAACAGCACGAGCATAGAGACAACGCTGACCTTAATAGGGGATGGTAATCTAACCGCCCTTTACGACCTCACACCAGACACGCCACCCCAAAATGACGAAGACTGGAGCACCCTCTACGTAGACAGCGGGTACTCCCTAAACCCTATATTCCTATGCACGAACACATCCGGAAAGCTGACCCCACCATTCAGCCATGGAGAGGACAAGCAGGAGTCTATCCTAGAGTCTCCCAATACGTCCAAAAATATAACCCTAGCGGATGAAGTGAAGATAATCTTACACCTGAGGCCTAACCCACCATCAAGCGTTAAGAGTATAAACGTAACACTGAGCTTCAGATATGAAGGAGTAAATTATATTATAGGAAATAATTCAACAAGTATAAATTCTCAAGGGGTATATGAGTTAATAATAAACGCAACCATAGGTAATTATCCAAATAACAATAACAAAAAGGTTCCAGAGGGGAGTGTGTTCGTTATGAATGTGCTGGTAACCCTTAAGGGGCCTCCTTATGGAACCTTATTCTTTTACTATGGACCCGATAAGCCGAGTCGCATAGAACTCTACCAAAAATGATGATCGAAACCTGAAATACCTTTATATGGGCTTATTCTTATCATCTTAAAATAGATCTTCGCAGCTCTCTAATTTAAAAATAACTTACTTTCCTTTGACATAAAGTTATAAGCTCGGAATCATTATAAATATCAAAATCTTTTTGGACTGACCAGCCTTGGTCCCCGAGAGGCTTTCAACGGGAATCGAAGCTCTTGACAAGATGCTTTCAGGAGGGATCCCCAGAGGTTTTTCCATAGCGGTGACGGGAGAGCCTGGCACAGGTAAAACGATCCTCTGCCTTCACTTCATAGCAAGAGGGGTTGCAGAGGGGGATAGATGCATTTACGTTACCACGGAGGAGAGCAGGGACTCGATCATAGCCCAAGCCAGCCAGTTCGGGTTCGACTTCTCAAAAGCCATCAAGGAGGGGCGCCTAATAATAATCGACGCCCTGATGGGAACGGAGGACCAGTGGACCATAAAGTCGCTCAGCGTCGAGGAGCTTGTCAACAAGGTAATAGAAGCAAAAAAGGCATTAGGCTATGGTAGAGCCAGGCTGGTTATAGACTCCCTCTCAGCCTTCTGGTTGGATAAACCCGCGATGTCTAGGAGGCACTCTTACTTCGTGAAGAAGGTCCTAGCCAAATGGGACTTCACCATCCTAGCAACCTCACAGTACGCCATAACCACTTCGGAAGCATTCGGGTGGGGGATCGAACACATTGCGGATGGCATCATCAGGTTCAGGAGATCAGTGAGGAATGGGGTTTTGAGGAGGTTTCTTCTCATAGAGAAGATGAGGCAGACTCCTCACAGCCTCCAGATGCATGAGGTCTCCATCGTCGATGGGAAGGGCCTCGTAGTACTTGGACCCTTGGAGGAGAGGAGGGAGGACATAGCCCTCCCAAGGAGGGTGATGGAGAAGATCCAGAGAACCGCGGAGAAGAGGGATGCAGCCATACCATAAATCGCCGGTCTCAAGGCTATTTGGTTGGTCGCTTCCACTCTAAGATGAAGAGCTTTAAGTACTATGTCCCTATTATAGGCGATGATTAAGGGCGTGCTTCCTAAGGAGCTCGAGGAGTTATTCAGGAGGAGGGTGATGGAGAAGTATGGCCACTCTAATGGGGCGGTCTCTAAGGCCCT
Proteins encoded in this region:
- a CDS encoding KaiC domain-containing protein, which translates into the protein MLSGGIPRGFSIAVTGEPGTGKTILCLHFIARGVAEGDRCIYVTTEESRDSIIAQASQFGFDFSKAIKEGRLIIIDALMGTEDQWTIKSLSVEELVNKVIEAKKALGYGRARLVIDSLSAFWLDKPAMSRRHSYFVKKVLAKWDFTILATSQYAITTSEAFGWGIEHIADGIIRFRRSVRNGVLRRFLLIEKMRQTPHSLQMHEVSIVDGKGLVVLGPLEERREDIALPRRVMEKIQRTAEKRDAAIP
- a CDS encoding type II secretion system F family protein, which encodes MGINLMGFSYQRFRGVGRVLARLFYSNGRVRLEEALEDAGLKIYPEAYYSLMGFLTVLSAIVVVPVIHLTGFIPLASIPLLVILLGYLIPKVLAYDRASKLDVEVPFAGTYISVMATGGLSPYQSLRKLKGCALLPHVSKAAREIEVDVELKGMDPVTAMERSALHLPSRSYRDLMLGYASATRSGADVIHFLLAQTETMFRNLSAKVRAFGDRAGILMESYIAVIILSTLSLSVIFMTSMAFSEFWAGFFTAENYLLYAYLIVPGLSILFIYLSDASQLQHPISEWGPYKVFLGTLPLTFLLAISMFLPFTSFSTPQLAPPFMRPLTDLVISIRGLLGLERGYEAAIGLALTLIIGTLPAVYAHSHYSKRGKGLEEDITNFLRDLTETRKTGASPEKCIEILSKRSYGRFSGHLRLAARQIRWGLPFKVIYDSFRARIKSWLALINIYLLVDAIEVGGGTPETLETLTEFSEMLISIEKEKAAMLRPLMMMPYMGAGILLASTTVFLGFMRFVLYSFGRQAIPFTQFLVLLLPPLVLQAYLTGLVTGKISSGVLSNGFRHAVVLSAAAIIIMPISSRFSLPFQPWG